The sequence CAGATAAACTGTAATTTGCATGGGAGCGCTACATTTTTGAAACTAGTTACTATTTTATGCAATCCGCAGTTTGTTAACTTCAAATCATTCCCTAAACATTTCTTGCGAATGATTAATATATTCTCAGATGTGCAAGTTAATAAGCCTGCTAGTTGAAAATATTTGGAATCCATTCTCATTATTTTGATGATAGCCTTAAAAAATGAACTAATGAAAAAGAAAGAGTCATAACGAAGCTTTTTTTGCAATAATATCCGTATAAGAAAGTATCTGAAAATAGGAGTGATTCAGTGCGAAAATGGCATATAAAATTAGCTCTATTACTCACGTTTCTAGGTGGTATCGGAATAGTTGCAATCATTCCATATGAAATGACCATCTTAATGAACAATGAATTTTATCAATCAAGTCCCGAGGCCATGCCAGTTTCATTAGTTGTAACGGTAAACTCTATTATCGACATTTTGCTATTGTTTGTAATGGTGTTAATTGGCGTAAGACTACAAGAGAGAACTAGTTTAAAAGCTCCGATATTAGAGAGACTTATTTACGGAAAAAAACCACAAACCCTCTCAAAAAAATGGATGATAATCGGTATTTTGGTAGCGTTTATTGGTTCCCTTATCACGATTTTTCTAGACTTATTTATATTTTCTCCTATGATAGAAATGCCGGAGGATCAAACCACCGTTACTAGTTGGTGGCAAGGCTTGCTTACTCTTGTTTATGGAGGTATTACAGAGGAACTCATGCTGCGTCTGTTTGGTATGACACTAGTTGTCTGGCTGTTGGCGCGAATAACAAAAAAGGAAAAAGGAAATATCCCCAGAAGCTTCTACTATATTGCAATATTTCTCACAGCCATTTTATTTGGAATAGGACATTTGCCAGCTACGATACAAGTATTCGGTGAATTGTCTGCTATCATTGTTATACGGGCTTTGGTTTTAAATGGTCTTCTTGGTTTATGGTTCGGTTACTTGTATTGGAAAAAAGGCTTAGAGTATGCAATGGTTGCACATATGTCAGCAGATTTCTTTCTTCACGTATTATTTGTATCCATCTTTCATTAACCAATCTGATGGCTGGCAAATGTAGCGGTAGACAGATATAAATAGATACTTCGAGAAGAGCACAATTATAAAAATAAATCGTATTGTCCAAACTTTTTCCTCTTCTCTGCATTCATTAGTAGTAACGTAATGAAGGGAGAGTTATATAAATTGAATGAGGATTTAATTATTTTTATGCATATCCCTAAAACAGGAGGAACAACATTAAATTCAATTTTCAGAAGACAATACGAAGAAAATCAATTTTATAACCATCTGTTACCAGACGAGATGAAATCGAAGTATATGGAGCTCAACGAATTAGACAAAAATAATATTAAGGCTGTTGCTGGACACTACTTTTACGGTATTCATGCTATTTTTTCTCGACCCTTTTCCTATTTCACCATGTTGCGTGATCCGGTAGATCGAGTGGTATCCCTTTATTATTATTATCAGAGTAAGCCAGCCGTTTTTCCGAAGTTTAAGGATATGACATTTGAAGAATTTATAAACAAACACTCGGAAGCGCATAATTGCCAGACAAAAATGATAGCTGGATTATCCGAACCAACTATTGATCTAGCAAAAGAAAATTTACGAACGTTCAGCGTAATCGGACTTAACGAAAGATTTGATGAATCACTGATTCTTATGCAAAAAGCTTTGGGATGGAATACGCTTGAATACGAAAGACTTAACATTACCAAAAAGCGTCCGCTGAAAAGTAAGCTGTCAAAGGAGTTTATCTCATTAATCGAAGACAACAATCAATTAGATATCGAATTGTATCAGTATGCACAAGAGCTTTTTGAGCAGCAGTTGCAAAATGGCCTTGAGAAAAAAGATTCATGATAACCACGAACAGGGCAGCCTTTTCAGGTGAATGGGCTGCCCGAGTTAATCATTAGCTATTCCTCAAATATCCCTTTCCAAATCTCTACCTTTTCTTCAAAACTTTTATTATAACGGCCAGGAATCGGACTGGTAGAAGGCAGCATTCTCACCTCATATTTAGCCATTAAATGCGCAAAGTGTTTGCGAAAGGTTTGATACGATTTTGTACCATTACAACCAATTCTCTTAATAGTAGGATAGGTATCGAGTAGTTCTTCCAATTGGTTCGGATCCGCATCTGTTATACTGGAATCGAGACTGCCTTCTCGGTAGCAGGCTCCAATCACATCCCATAGGGCAATTCCTTTATCATGTAAAAAAGAAACCTTTTCCTGATAGGTTTCCATCCACTCCTGTTGATAAATCTCAAATAATATCGGCCAGAAATGGTTTCGTAGATTGCCATAATACTGCTGTTTCTTTAAGGATTGTTTTCCAGGAATAGAGCCAAGAATCAAGACACTAGCCTGTTGATCAATAATTGGTTCCAATGAATATATTTTCTGATTAGCCATGTCTATCTCACCTTTCCACCTATCTCTTATCATAAAATTATATCAGATGTGAGTCGTCTATAAAGGAAGGAAATCGCATAATTAATAGAAGATAACAGCAACCTTTGATGGTACACTGTAATAAAGTCCGATAAGCCATCGAAAAGGAGAATGATGATGTGGAATGATAATCAATTTACTCAAGTACTTAACATTCAATATCCGATTATCCAGGCTGGAATGGCAGGTGGTCCAACAACACCGGAGCTTGTCGCCGCCGTTTCTCGTGCAGGCGGGCTGGGAACATTAGGCGCAGGATATATGAGAGCCGAACAAATGAAAGAAGCGATTCAGCGAATAAAGGAATTAACGGATAAGCCTTTTGGAGTCAATCTTTTTATTCCAGAAATACCCGATGTATCTGAAAGAGAGATCGTAAAAACCAATGAATTATTGCAGCCATTTCGCGAAGAATTGAAGCTAACGGAACCAGAGATCACAGCGCCATCAACAGAACTTTTTGAAAAACAGCTCGAAATTATTCTCCAAGAAAAAATAGCTGTCTGCAGTTTTACTTTTGGTGTCCCGTCAAAGCAAGTCATTCACAAATTACAAGAGCGAAATATTATAGTAATCGGTACGGCTACGACAGTAAATGAAGCCAGCATCAACGAAGAAAATGGTGTCGATATGGTGGTGATGCAGGGAAGTGAAGCAGGGGGCCATCGTGGTACGTTCGCCAATACATATGAGAACGGACTGGTTGGAACGATGTCACTTATTCCGCAGACGGTCGATCAGGTGAACATTCCTGTGATAGCGGCTGGAGGAATCATGGATGGAAGAGGTGTTTTAGCAGCTCTTACCTTAGGTGCTCAAGCAGTTCAAATGGGTACGGCTTTTCTGACTGTGTTGGAAAGTGGTGCGAAACAGCAACATATCGATGCTATCTTGAACAGTAGTGAAGCACAAACTGTTATTACTTCAGTTATCAGCGGTAAACCGGCAAGAGGGATTCAAAATGAGTTCGTCAGGAAAATGACACCATATGAAAAAAGCCTGCCAGATTACCCGATTTTAAATTCTTTGACTAAATCGATTCGAAGTGAGGCAGCTAAGCAGAATCGCTCGGAATACATGCATATGTGGAGCGGCCAATCACCTCGCTTAAGCAAAAGACAATCGGTCGGAAAGCTTATCACTGACATTGCGGATCAGGTAGAGGAGATAATGAAAAGCAGATGATCGAAACGGGCATATTTTCTGTTATTATATAAAAACTGAAGAAGGAAGTGATCATTTTGAACAAACAGCAAGTGTCAGAAACAGCCAGGAAGTATGGTTTGGAAGTGAAAGTAAATATGATTTCATTCAACGAGTCAGGCTTAGATTTTTTGGTTGCTTATGCGGAAGATACTGAAGGAGAAGAGTGGGTGTTAAGGCTTCCGAGACGTGACGATGTGATGCCGAGGACAGTTGCTGAAAAGAAAGCACTGGATCTCATCGCTAAACACGTTCCTTTTCAAGTTCCGGTTTGGTCGATCTATGAAGACGACATCATTGCTTACAAAAAATTAACCGGCACACCTGCGGGAACGATTGATCCAGAGATTCAAAACTATGTGTGGGAGATGGATTACGAAAATGTCCCGGAACCATTTCACCAGACGTTAGCTAACGTATTGGCCGCGCTGCATACCGTACCGGCGGAAGAGGCACATTGAAGCCGGGCTATCTGTTCAATCAGCAGAAGAGGCAAGGTTTTCGATGAAGGAACGTATGGAGAAGGTGAAAGCACAGTTCGGGGTAAGCGAATCTTTGTGGAATCGCTGGCAGCAATGGGTGAATAATAAAGAACTGTGGCCTGTCCAAACTGGGCTGATTCATGGCGATCTGCATGCTGGTCATACGATGATAGATCAGAAAAATACGAATGTAGTCGGCTTGATTGACTGGACCGAAGCGAAAGTAACCGATGTATCAAGTGACTTTGTTTTTCAATACCAGGTATTCGGTGAAGGTGCTTTAGCGAAACTGATCAACTATTACAAGAAAGCGGGAGGGATTTACTGGCCTTCCATGAAAGAGCACATCATCGAGCTTAGTGCTGCATACCCTGTAGCGGTTGCTGAGTTTGCGATTACTTCTGGTCTGAAAGAGTATGAGCAGATGGCGAAAGACGCAATGGGGAGTGAATAGAGTACTGGTGGGAATTTAACTGCAATTTTTGTCATCACTGTTTTGAAAATAAAAGCTAGATTAAGGAGTTGTGCATATTGACTAATTATAATATCGATCGTGACTTTGATGAGTTAAGAAGCACGAGGCTTCCTTTTTATCCAATGTTATTACCAGTCCTTAATAAGCTTGTTCAAAGAAAAAATAACAAAATAAATCTACCTGATGAATGGAAAGTATCAAAAGAGAAAATAAAAGGGTATAAAAATGGTTAAATCTCTATCACGATTTATGAGCCTGTTCATGCAGTCACTGAAAATTGGATTGTCTATTTTCATGGTGGAGCTTTTGCTATTAAAGAAGCACCTTATCATATTAATTTATGTGCAGATTATGCATTAAATACACCTTGTAAGGTTATATTTGTAGATTACCGGTTATTGCCTAAATATAAATTTCCTTATGGTTTAGAAGATTGTTATGCAGCCTGTAAATGGGTTAGCTCTCAAGCTGCTAAACTGAATATTAATAAAGACAAGATTGCAATTGGTGGCGACAGTGCCGATGGTGCTTTAGCGGCAGGAGTTGCCTTGTTAGCGAGGGACAGACAAGAATTCACCATAAACTTTCAATTGTTAATTTACCCTGTAACGGATAAGAAGCAATCCACGGATTCAATGAGAATGTTCCATGATACACCAATGTGGAATTCAAAACTGAATAAAAAAATGTGGGATTTATACTTAAAGAATGTATTAACTGACAATTATGCTTCACCTATAGATGCTGAATCTCACAAAAATCTGCCAAACGCTTATGTGGAAGTAGCAGAGTACGATTGTCTGCGAGATGAGGGAATCGAATATGCAGAAGCTTTAAAGAATGCACAAGTATCGGTTCAACTTAATCGAACGAAAGGAACGGTCCATGGATATGATATGGTTGAATCAAGTGAAATAGTAGTTCAGAATAAGGCCTTGAGAATAAAGGCACTGCAAAATGCCTTTGAAGACTAATCCGAATGAAACGAAATTATTTAGCAAAAAGGAATTAATCCCATTGGTCATTTGGAATTAATTCCTTTCCGTTTAAATTCAGAAGCACTGATCATGTTTATTATTTTGTAAACATAGTATGCTTATAATACTTCATAAACCCAACAAACATCAGCAAAGCTCCAACTATATTACACGCAACCCGAAACCCGTGAACCATTAAAAATTCATTCGCCGTTTGCTTAAGAAACGCAACCGAATGAACCTCGGTCCCTTCAATAAACATAATGGTATTCCTCGGCCATTCAAAAATCATCGAAGCAGCCCCTTCCAAAACGATCATCAGCATACTGAACAAAATCCAGTATCGAGCAGGCCGAACTTTCCACGCAAAAATAAGTGCTAATATACCCGTGATAATACTAGCTGCTCCGAGAGGTGGACTGGCCACCGCCATGAACTCGAGGCCAAGTTCAAAAGACTCGGGAATGTTGTGAAAAATATTAGGATAGAGCATGAATGTATCCACCAGTATACTCCCTAACATAATCCACTGTAACCATAAATGAGAGGCTGCAGATAAAAATGATAATTGCTTCATAATGTTAAACTCCTTTTCCATTTGGTGTGAGTCCATCATAAGCGTTCATACTTATCTCATTATTATGGAATTCTTAATTTATTCTTAAATCTATGAAAGGGCTTGTAGAGTGTGCCAAAAAGAAGAGGGAACCATTATCAGGATTTATTGGTCTAATATAGAAAGATAAAAACAATTTATTGGAGGAATGTATGATGAGAGCACTCACTTTAATTGCTGGATTTCTAACAATATTGATTTCAATTGCAGCACAGTTATCTGCTATTATTGATGATTCTTATACTGTGGGTAACATATGGTTTCTTGGCGTTACTAGTGGAATCTTAACTATTATTGGAGCTTTTAAAATAAATAACAATAAACGGACTTCACTTATCTTGTTGATTATTTCCTTTATACTAGGTGTTGTATCCATTTTATATCTTTTTATTGTACCTGCAATACTACTTTTAATCACGATTACCTATTTATCATGGCCTAATCGTCCGTAATACCTTACTGAATCATTTCTTTCTTAGAAATTACTCCTTACGAGCAGGAATTTTTAACCTTTTGTTGAATGTATGGATAATAACAAGTTTTGTTACTTAGAAATGATGATTTGAACTATACAACAGAAAAGCAGGAGGTTATGGTAATGGAAAGTAATATATTAGGAACAAACGTTATAACTCAAATCGGGATTCTTGTTCATGATATTGAAAAGACAGCGCAAACCTATGCAGATTTTTTTGGAATGGAGAAGCCGCAGATAAATCA is a genomic window of Gracilibacillus salinarum containing:
- a CDS encoding DNA-deoxyinosine glycosylase, yielding MANQKIYSLEPIIDQQASVLILGSIPGKQSLKKQQYYGNLRNHFWPILFEIYQQEWMETYQEKVSFLHDKGIALWDVIGACYREGSLDSSITDADPNQLEELLDTYPTIKRIGCNGTKSYQTFRKHFAHLMAKYEVRMLPSTSPIPGRYNKSFEEKVEIWKGIFEE
- a CDS encoding sulfotransferase family 2 domain-containing protein; protein product: MKGELYKLNEDLIIFMHIPKTGGTTLNSIFRRQYEENQFYNHLLPDEMKSKYMELNELDKNNIKAVAGHYFYGIHAIFSRPFSYFTMLRDPVDRVVSLYYYYQSKPAVFPKFKDMTFEEFINKHSEAHNCQTKMIAGLSEPTIDLAKENLRTFSVIGLNERFDESLILMQKALGWNTLEYERLNITKKRPLKSKLSKEFISLIEDNNQLDIELYQYAQELFEQQLQNGLEKKDS
- a CDS encoding CPBP family intramembrane glutamic endopeptidase, producing the protein MRKWHIKLALLLTFLGGIGIVAIIPYEMTILMNNEFYQSSPEAMPVSLVVTVNSIIDILLLFVMVLIGVRLQERTSLKAPILERLIYGKKPQTLSKKWMIIGILVAFIGSLITIFLDLFIFSPMIEMPEDQTTVTSWWQGLLTLVYGGITEELMLRLFGMTLVVWLLARITKKEKGNIPRSFYYIAIFLTAILFGIGHLPATIQVFGELSAIIVIRALVLNGLLGLWFGYLYWKKGLEYAMVAHMSADFFLHVLFVSIFH
- a CDS encoding alpha/beta hydrolase; amino-acid sequence: MVYFHGGAFAIKEAPYHINLCADYALNTPCKVIFVDYRLLPKYKFPYGLEDCYAACKWVSSQAAKLNINKDKIAIGGDSADGALAAGVALLARDRQEFTINFQLLIYPVTDKKQSTDSMRMFHDTPMWNSKLNKKMWDLYLKNVLTDNYASPIDAESHKNLPNAYVEVAEYDCLRDEGIEYAEALKNAQVSVQLNRTKGTVHGYDMVESSEIVVQNKALRIKALQNAFED
- a CDS encoding NAD(P)H-dependent flavin oxidoreductase, producing the protein MWNDNQFTQVLNIQYPIIQAGMAGGPTTPELVAAVSRAGGLGTLGAGYMRAEQMKEAIQRIKELTDKPFGVNLFIPEIPDVSEREIVKTNELLQPFREELKLTEPEITAPSTELFEKQLEIILQEKIAVCSFTFGVPSKQVIHKLQERNIIVIGTATTVNEASINEENGVDMVVMQGSEAGGHRGTFANTYENGLVGTMSLIPQTVDQVNIPVIAAGGIMDGRGVLAALTLGAQAVQMGTAFLTVLESGAKQQHIDAILNSSEAQTVITSVISGKPARGIQNEFVRKMTPYEKSLPDYPILNSLTKSIRSEAAKQNRSEYMHMWSGQSPRLSKRQSVGKLITDIADQVEEIMKSR